Sequence from the Candidatus Rokuibacteriota bacterium genome:
TCCTCCAGTCCATTCGCCTCCTGGCCGACGCGTGCGAGTCCTTCGAGGAGCACTGCGCGCGAGGCATCGAGCCCGATCGCGAGCGGATCCGCCAGCACCTGGAGCGGTCGTTGATGCTCGTGACGGCACTGGCGCCGCGGCTGGGCTACGACCGGGCCGCCGAGATCGCAACGAAGGCGCACCGCGAGGGACTGACGCTCAGGGAGGCGGCCCTCGCGCTCGGCCACCTGACAGCCGAGGAGTTCGACCGGTGGGTGCGGCCCGAGCGCATGCTGGGCCCTCGCCAATCCCGGCCATGACGGCGAACACGATCCTGTCCGCCATCGGCCGTACGCCGCTGGTCCGCCTCGCCGCCATCCCGCGGGATGTCCCGGGGGCCGAGATCTACGCCAAGGTGGAATGGCTGAACCCGGGCGGGTCGGTCAAGGACCGGCCGGCGCACCGCATGGTGCTCGCCGGGGAGCAAAGCGGCGCCCTCCGCCCGGGAAAGATCATCCTGGATGCCACGAGCGGGAACACCGGCATCGCCCTCGCCATGATCGGGGCCGCCCGGGGCTACCCGGTGCGGCTCTGCCTGCCGGCGAATGCCACCGAGGAGCGCAAGAAGATCCTGGCCGCGTACGGGGCCGACCTACTCCTGACCGACGCCCTGGAGATGACGGACGGCGCCATCCGAACGGCCAGGGCGCTCGCCGCCGCCGACCCCGAGCGCTACTTCTATGCGGATCAGTACAACAACCCGGCGAACTGGCAGGCCCATTACGAGACGACGGCGCCGGAGATCTGGGCCCAGACCGGCGGGCGCATCACCCACTTCATCGCGGGCCTCGGCACCGGCGGGACCTTCGTCGGGACCGCCCGGCGGCTGATCGAGTTCAACCCCTCGATCCAGCTGATCGAGTTCCAGCCCGACAGGCCGCTGCACGGGATCGAGGGCCTGAAGCACATGCCGAGCAGCCTCCTGCCGGGGATCTACGACCCCACGCTTGCCGACGAGAGTCTCGCGATCGCCACCGAAGATGCCTACGAGATGGCCGCCCGACTCGCCCGCGAGGAAGGACTCTTCGGCGGGATCTCGTCGGGGGCGGCCGTGGCCGCCGCGCTCGCCGTGGCCCGGCGGATCGGCGCGGGCGTCATCGTCACCGTCCTCCCCGACGGCGGCGGGAAGTATCTTGGCGCCGATCTCTTCAGGAGCGGGTGAGGGCGTCCTGTGTCCCTCGCTGCAACCGACGGCCTCCGGTCGTCATCCAAGCAGACAGAGAGGGCTGTTGCTACAATGGTGACGCCGTGAGGAACGTCGTGCCCGGTCTCCTGGCCGCCTCGGCCGATCCCCCGTCGGCGCCGTGCGCCGAACCGAGCGAGTTTCCGTTCCGCTGCGAGCTCTCCCTCGCCCCGCTGATCGCCTTCTGGACCCGGTCCGGGAACGAAGGCTCGGCCCTCGGGGTGCTGGCCCAGATGGTCGGCGACGAGATCCTGAAGGCGTCGGAGCTGCTGGGCACCTTCCCCGACGCGTCGGTCATCGCCAAGCACCGGGAGATCGTGGACGTCCTCATGGCGGCGGTCTTTCCACCGGCGTCGTGGGAGCAGGATTACGGCGCCGCGACGACCCCGTTCCAGCTCCGCGGCTTCTACGCCACGCCGTCGATGCAGCGGCTCCTCATGAACCCCGACGGGGCGATCCAGGGACGCGTGGATCTCGACCCGCAGCGCCTGGGCGCCATGCGCCTGGCCCACGCCTATGCGCTCGTCCTCCGCCGCGTGTACGGGATCGAGCTGGACGTGGACCACCCGGTGATCATGACCGTGACGGACCCGGACACGGGCCTG
This genomic interval carries:
- a CDS encoding cysteine synthase, with the protein product MTANTILSAIGRTPLVRLAAIPRDVPGAEIYAKVEWLNPGGSVKDRPAHRMVLAGEQSGALRPGKIILDATSGNTGIALAMIGAARGYPVRLCLPANATEERKKILAAYGADLLLTDALEMTDGAIRTARALAAADPERYFYADQYNNPANWQAHYETTAPEIWAQTGGRITHFIAGLGTGGTFVGTARRLIEFNPSIQLIEFQPDRPLHGIEGLKHMPSSLLPGIYDPTLADESLAIATEDAYEMAARLAREEGLFGGISSGAAVAAALAVARRIGAGVIVTVLPDGGGKYLGADLFRSG